The following coding sequences are from one Pongo abelii isolate AG06213 chromosome 3, NHGRI_mPonAbe1-v2.0_pri, whole genome shotgun sequence window:
- the LRAT gene encoding lecithin retinol acyltransferase has protein sequence MKNPMLEVVSLLLEKVLLISNFTLFSSGAAGEDKGRNSFYETSSFHRGDVLEVPRTHLTHYGIYLGDNRVAHMMPDILLALTDDVGRTQKVVSNKRLILGVIVKVASIRVDTVEDFAYGANILVNHLDESLQKKALLNEEVARRAEKLLGFTPYSLLWNNCEHFVTYCRYGTPISPQSDKFCETVKIIIRDQRSVLASAVLGLASIVCTGLISYTTLPAIFIPFFLWMAG, from the exons ATGAAGAACCCCATGCTGGAGGTGGTGTCTTTACTACTGGAgaaggtgctcctcatctccaaCTTCACGCTCTTTAGTTCGGGCGCCGCGGGCGAAGACAAAGGGAGGAACAGTTTTTATGAAACCAGCTCTTTCCACCGAGGCGACGTGCTGGAGGTGCCCCGGACCCACCTGACCCACTATGGCATCTACCTAGGAGACAACCGTGTTGCCCACATGATGCCCGACATCCTGTTGGCCCTGACAGACGACGTGGGGCGCACGCAGAAGGTGGTCTCCAACAAGCGTCTCATCCTGGGCGTCATTGTCAAAGTGGCCAGCATCCGCGTGGACACAGTGGAGGACTTCGCCTACGGAGCTAACATCCTGGTCAATCACCTGGACGAGTCCCTCCAGAAGAAGGCACTGCTCAACGAGGAGGTGGCGCGGAGGGCTGAAAAGCTGCTGGGCTTTACCCCCTACAGCCTGCTGTGGAACAACTGCGAGCACTTCGTGACCTACTGCAGATATGGCACCCCTATCAGTCCCCAGTCCGACAAG ttttgtgAGACTGTGAAGATAATTATTCGTGATCAGAGAAGTGTTCTTGCTTCAGCAGTCTTGGGATTGGCGTCTATAGTCTGTACGGGCTTGATATCATACACTACCCTTCCTGcaatttttattccattcttcCTATGGATGGCTGGCTAA